A genome region from Scomber japonicus isolate fScoJap1 chromosome 15, fScoJap1.pri, whole genome shotgun sequence includes the following:
- the cfap300 gene encoding cilia- and flagella-associated protein 300, with product MAGEQLYAFEQSFSFSPLSSKKFSFLQDKDILTLLMKWSMLGRISAQTFSFDQSFYPYNSERFALCFFRDPNVVSSLRKMETGAWVPLEKPAVSVDVEVVPCTKVSMELFDPIYSCGVLRPSGHVVKCFHDVYPDYDELRQMLQEEDSEHYHVIGRAEREEFLLRLFKHLCLGGELCQYEDTIDPYISTTKHIYKDLISVQKDPETKKISVVSTVLKVYAQDESGRCYPGRWDEEQTFAYMIVHPYKRHVTLLYHSYGVGSVTF from the exons ATGGCAGGAGAGCAATTATACGCGTTTGAGCAAAGTTTTTCCTTCAGTCCTCTTTCCTCCAAGAAGTTTTCTTTCCTGCAGGACAAGGACATTTTAACTCTGCTAATGAAATG gtCCATGCTTGGGAGGATTTCAGCTCAGACTTTCAGCTTTGACCAGAGTTTTTACCCTTACAACAGTGAAAGGTTTGCACTG TGTTTTTTCAGAGACCCAAATGTGGTTTCCAGTCTGAGAAAGATGGAGACAGGAGCCTGGGTGCCTCTCG AAAAGCCGGCGGTGTCTGTTGATGTGGAGGTTGTGCCATGCACTAAGGTCTCCATGGAGCTATTTGACCCAATCTACTCTTGTGGTGTCCTGAGGCCTTCTGGACATGTAGTTAAATGCTTCCATGACGTCTACCCTGACTATGATGAACTCAGACAG ATGCTGCAGGAAGAAGACTCTGAGCACTATCATGTGATTGGGAGAGCTGAGCGAGAGGAGTTTCTGTTACGCCTGTTCAAGCACCTGTGTCTAGGGGGAGAGCTATGTCAGTACGAGGACACCATTGATCCTTATATCAGCACCACAAAGCACATTTACAAAGACCTAATCAG TGTACAGAAGGATCCAGAGACAAAGAAGATCAGTGTTGTATCCACAGTGCTCAAAGTCTATGCCCAG GATGAGTCTGGAAGATGTTACCCTGGGAGATGGGATGAGGAGCAGACATTTGCCTATATGATTGTCCACCCCTACAAACGACATGTGACTTTGTTATACCACAGTTATGGTGTTGGAAGCGTCACATTTTGA